One Phocaeicola dorei genomic region harbors:
- a CDS encoding hybrid sensor histidine kinase/response regulator, with protein MRMLLQHKIFVGYFFSVAIIGIMVAILFYEQSRIKEIAANSVEINDIRQNVTVAHREITELATLGESVIGWDEEDSRAYRTQRLRLDSLLLTLRRECVRFVRPEQVDTLRMLLAAKETHLLRIMQSVRQREEMDSLIAHRLPTAVASAVKPRIEVRRKKGIAGFFGKKDTIRVYPPSNNLHALNSQINTLRDTPTFDFNNPVDSLRRQNRQLNRELSALISLLDGQAQMAFDFREKRIADMRQISFRILSCVLGVAILLLALSYIIIQRDIRRREAGERKLKEIIGQNRDLLDMRKKIILTISHDIRAPLSIINGSAELAMDTRDRKRRNSHLANIGILCKHILHLLNNLLDVYRLNEAKETRNDTPFRLSDLLERIAAGFTRAANDKGLLFQCDFGGTDVTVCGDSDRIEQIADNLLSNAVKFTGAGSVGFTARYKDGTLLLTVEDTGIGMSEETAARIFDPFERSAPDTNAEGFGLGLSITKGLVGLLDGEITVASEVGKGSTFRVSLPLPLTDETVESEVRVSNPAARLPQRVLAIDDDPLQLEIVREMLERNGVSCTTCGNTRALVGEMRKADYDLLLSDIQMAGTNGFELLELLRNSNIGNSRTIPVVAMTARGDKEREAFASAGFAACIYKPFSMHELLDLIASVVSGTKPEEVSADFASLTAGVRDKKKLLRTFIEASRKDIEQLRKAGNDREGLREIIHRMLPMWELLQTDDLLHAYRDVLHDDKEDDGEVGEYTRRVIEHTALLIAEAENEMKRLTNETEDIDSRR; from the coding sequence ATGAGAATGTTATTGCAGCATAAGATATTTGTAGGTTATTTCTTTTCAGTGGCGATCATCGGGATTATGGTCGCCATTCTGTTTTATGAACAGAGCCGTATAAAAGAGATTGCGGCAAACTCTGTTGAAATAAACGACATTCGTCAAAATGTAACCGTCGCCCACCGTGAGATTACGGAACTCGCCACCTTGGGTGAGAGCGTCATAGGCTGGGACGAGGAGGATAGCCGTGCCTACCGCACCCAACGGCTCCGCCTCGACAGCCTACTGCTCACGCTCCGTCGGGAGTGCGTCCGTTTCGTGCGCCCCGAACAGGTCGATACGCTGCGAATGCTGCTGGCGGCCAAAGAGACGCACCTGCTGCGCATCATGCAGAGCGTCCGCCAGCGGGAGGAGATGGACAGCCTGATCGCCCACAGGCTGCCGACCGCTGTCGCCAGCGCCGTCAAGCCCCGCATAGAGGTACGGCGCAAAAAAGGCATCGCGGGCTTCTTCGGCAAGAAAGACACGATACGGGTATATCCGCCGTCGAACAACCTGCACGCTCTGAACAGCCAGATAAATACTTTGCGGGATACGCCGACCTTTGATTTCAACAATCCGGTGGACAGCCTGCGTCGGCAAAACAGACAGTTGAACCGCGAACTGTCGGCGCTTATCTCCCTGCTGGACGGGCAGGCACAGATGGCTTTCGACTTCCGGGAAAAACGAATAGCCGACATGAGGCAGATCTCTTTCCGCATACTCTCCTGCGTGCTGGGCGTAGCGATTCTGCTGCTTGCCCTCTCGTATATCATCATCCAACGGGACATCCGGCGTCGGGAGGCCGGAGAGCGCAAGTTGAAAGAGATTATCGGGCAGAACCGCGACCTGCTGGATATGCGCAAGAAAATCATCCTGACGATTTCCCACGACATACGCGCCCCGTTGAGCATCATCAACGGTAGCGCGGAGCTGGCGATGGACACGCGCGACCGCAAGAGACGCAACAGCCATCTGGCCAATATCGGCATATTGTGCAAGCATATCCTGCACCTGCTGAACAACCTCTTGGACGTGTACCGTCTCAACGAGGCGAAGGAGACCCGCAACGACACCCCTTTCCGGCTTTCCGACCTGCTGGAACGCATCGCGGCGGGATTCACCCGTGCTGCCAACGACAAAGGGCTTCTTTTTCAGTGCGATTTCGGGGGCACGGACGTTACGGTCTGCGGCGACAGCGACCGCATCGAGCAGATCGCGGACAACCTGCTCTCGAACGCCGTCAAGTTCACCGGGGCGGGAAGCGTCGGCTTCACCGCCCGTTATAAGGACGGTACGCTCCTGCTGACCGTCGAAGACACGGGTATCGGCATGAGCGAAGAAACGGCGGCACGCATCTTCGACCCGTTCGAGCGTTCGGCTCCCGACACGAACGCCGAAGGTTTCGGCTTGGGGTTGTCGATCACGAAAGGGCTGGTCGGGCTGCTGGACGGGGAAATTACCGTCGCCAGCGAGGTCGGCAAGGGCAGCACGTTCCGCGTGTCGCTCCCCCTGCCGCTGACGGACGAGACGGTGGAGAGCGAGGTGCGGGTTTCCAATCCCGCCGCACGTCTTCCGCAGCGTGTCCTCGCCATCGACGACGACCCGTTGCAGCTCGAAATCGTCAGGGAGATGCTCGAACGCAACGGTGTCTCCTGCACGACCTGCGGGAATACCCGTGCGCTGGTCGGGGAGATGCGCAAAGCGGACTACGACCTGCTCCTGTCGGATATACAGATGGCCGGAACGAACGGTTTCGAGCTGCTGGAACTGCTGCGCAACTCCAATATAGGCAATTCGCGCACGATTCCGGTCGTCGCCATGACCGCACGGGGCGACAAGGAACGGGAGGCTTTCGCCTCCGCCGGATTCGCCGCCTGCATCTACAAGCCGTTCTCGATGCACGAACTGCTCGACCTTATCGCCTCCGTGGTGAGCGGTACGAAACCGGAAGAGGTATCTGCGGATTTTGCCTCTCTCACGGCTGGGGTAAGGGATAAAAAGAAACTGCTTCGGACGTTCATCGAAGCCTCCCGCAAGGACATCGAACAGCTCCGCAAGGCGGGCAACGACCGTGAAGGATTGCGAGAGATTATCCACCGTATGCTGCCGATGTGGGAGCTGTTGCAAACGGACGACCTGCTGCACGCCTACCGGGATGTGCTGCATGACGACAAGGAGGACGACGGGGAGGTCGGGGAATATACGCGGCGGGTCATAGAGCATACCGCCCTGCTGATCGCGGAAGCGGAAAACGAAATGAAAAGACTGACGAATGAAACGGAAGATATTGATAGTCGAAGATAA
- a CDS encoding TonB-dependent receptor has protein sequence MKKIFSTVSLLVVTTVVSAQVQDVSDTTFINRTYSIDEVVVTGARHRTDVRHLSQTVSVVNRNKLEQAMQPSLLPVLTEQVPGLFTTSRGVMGYGVSNGAAGGISLRGLSGGNARLMVLIDGHPQYAGIFGHPISDAYQTLLADRVEVLRGPASVLYGSNAMGGVVNIVTRRMHEDGVRTDLHTGYGSYNTLETELTNRIRKGRFSSVVSGSYNRTDGHRADMNFEQYGGYAALGYEPTDSWRVRADANITHFNASYPGPVSAPLLDGDQRITRGMTSLAVENDYEKTSGALSFFYNWGDHWINDGYTPSAGEGPQDDRFNSFDDMMGLSLYQSTRFFKGNRITFGFDWFRYGGHAWSEYVNGDRAGTSSDMVDKHENEVAGYMDFRQDFGRWLTLNAGLRIDHHSRVGTEWVPQAGLAFHLPHAIELKASASKGFRYPILREMYMFPPQNPDLQPESMWNYELAFSQQLLDGRLRYGINLFYIDGKNLIQALPNPGGSGMLNQNSGKIDNTGVEVQAAYRISPDWSADANYSFLHMENPVIAAPEHKLYAGANFSKGRWRVSSGLQYIAGLYTAVGETEITENFVLWNLRASFRAAKWLDIWARGENLLAQKYEINAGYPMPRATVMAGVNLNF, from the coding sequence ATGAAGAAAATCTTTTCAACCGTTTCTTTACTGGTGGTAACAACAGTAGTGAGTGCCCAAGTGCAGGATGTATCCGACACAACATTCATAAACCGGACCTATTCTATTGACGAGGTGGTGGTGACGGGCGCACGCCACCGGACCGACGTGCGCCACCTCTCACAGACCGTCTCGGTAGTGAACCGCAACAAACTTGAACAGGCCATGCAGCCCTCGTTGCTTCCGGTACTTACCGAGCAGGTGCCGGGCTTGTTCACCACTTCGCGCGGCGTGATGGGCTATGGCGTCTCGAACGGCGCGGCGGGCGGTATTTCGCTGCGCGGACTGAGCGGCGGCAATGCCCGGCTGATGGTGCTGATAGACGGACATCCGCAATATGCCGGCATCTTCGGACACCCCATATCCGATGCCTACCAGACGCTGCTGGCCGACCGCGTGGAGGTGTTGCGCGGTCCGGCGTCCGTACTCTACGGGTCGAACGCTATGGGCGGCGTAGTGAATATCGTTACCCGCAGGATGCACGAGGACGGCGTGCGGACCGACCTGCATACCGGCTACGGCTCCTACAACACGCTGGAGACGGAGCTGACCAACCGTATTCGTAAAGGTCGCTTTTCGAGTGTCGTCAGCGGCTCGTACAACCGCACGGACGGACACCGTGCCGATATGAACTTCGAGCAGTACGGCGGCTATGCCGCGCTGGGTTATGAGCCGACCGACAGCTGGCGCGTGCGGGCCGATGCGAATATAACCCATTTCAACGCATCGTACCCCGGCCCCGTGTCGGCCCCGCTGTTGGACGGCGACCAGCGCATCACACGGGGGATGACCTCGCTGGCTGTGGAGAATGACTACGAAAAAACCTCCGGTGCGTTGAGCTTCTTCTACAACTGGGGCGACCATTGGATCAATGACGGCTACACGCCCTCCGCCGGAGAGGGGCCGCAGGACGACCGCTTCAATTCGTTCGACGATATGATGGGCCTTTCGCTCTACCAGAGCACGCGCTTTTTCAAAGGCAACCGGATTACCTTCGGCTTCGACTGGTTCCGCTACGGGGGACATGCGTGGAGCGAGTACGTGAACGGCGACCGCGCCGGCACGAGCAGCGACATGGTGGATAAGCATGAGAACGAAGTGGCGGGCTACATGGATTTCCGCCAGGATTTCGGACGGTGGCTCACGCTGAATGCCGGGCTGCGCATCGACCATCATTCGCGCGTAGGCACGGAGTGGGTGCCGCAGGCGGGGTTGGCGTTTCACCTGCCGCACGCCATCGAGCTGAAAGCCTCGGCATCGAAAGGCTTCCGCTATCCGATTCTCCGCGAGATGTACATGTTCCCGCCGCAGAACCCCGACCTGCAACCTGAATCGATGTGGAACTACGAGCTGGCTTTCTCGCAGCAGCTGCTTGACGGCCGTCTGCGATACGGCATCAACCTCTTCTACATCGACGGCAAGAACCTCATCCAGGCCCTGCCCAACCCCGGCGGCAGCGGCATGCTGAACCAGAATTCAGGCAAGATAGACAATACGGGCGTGGAGGTGCAGGCGGCCTACCGCATCAGCCCCGACTGGTCGGCGGATGCCAACTACAGCTTCCTGCACATGGAGAACCCGGTCATCGCCGCCCCCGAACACAAGCTCTATGCCGGGGCGAACTTCTCAAAAGGCCGCTGGAGGGTTTCAAGCGGGTTGCAGTATATTGCCGGATTGTACACCGCTGTCGGCGAAACGGAGATCACGGAGAATTTCGTGTTGTGGAACCTGCGGGCCTCGTTCCGGGCGGCGAAGTGGCTCGACATCTGGGCGCGGGGCGAGAACCTGCTGGCGCAGAAATACGAAATCAATGCCGGATACCCGATGCCGAGGGCGACGGTAATGGCCGGAGTGAACCTGAATTTCTAA
- a CDS encoding aldo/keto reductase, producing the protein MDNRVTTMNKDFELTNGVRIPSVGFGTWQTPDGETAIEAVQCAIRAGYRHIDTAAVYGNEQGVGEGIARSGIAREEIFVTSKVWNTERGYDTTLRAFHRTLADLCLDYLDLYLIHWPATEHRFADWRQINADTWRAMETLYNEGKIRAIGVSNFLPHHLEALLDRATVKPMVNQIEFHPGFMQRECTDFCRANGILVEAWSPLGTGRMLTNETLKGIAARYGKSVARLCIRWALQHGVLPLPKSVTPERIRENLDVFGFEISDTDMQTIDRMAYCGGSGLDPDEIDF; encoded by the coding sequence ATGGATAATAGAGTAACAACCATGAACAAGGATTTTGAATTGACAAACGGTGTGCGGATACCGTCCGTAGGTTTCGGCACCTGGCAGACTCCGGACGGTGAGACGGCCATAGAAGCCGTGCAATGCGCCATCCGAGCAGGCTACCGCCACATAGACACAGCCGCAGTATACGGAAACGAGCAGGGCGTGGGCGAAGGAATCGCCCGCAGCGGCATCGCCCGTGAGGAGATTTTTGTCACGAGCAAGGTGTGGAACACGGAAAGAGGGTACGACACCACGCTACGTGCATTCCACCGCACGCTGGCCGACCTCTGTCTGGACTATCTCGACCTCTACCTGATACATTGGCCAGCCACGGAACACCGGTTCGCCGACTGGCGGCAAATCAATGCGGACACCTGGCGTGCCATGGAAACGCTTTATAACGAAGGGAAGATACGGGCCATCGGGGTCAGCAACTTTCTTCCGCACCATCTGGAGGCGTTGCTCGACCGTGCCACCGTCAAGCCGATGGTGAACCAGATAGAGTTCCATCCCGGCTTCATGCAACGGGAGTGTACGGACTTCTGCCGTGCGAACGGAATTTTGGTAGAAGCCTGGTCGCCGCTCGGCACGGGACGTATGCTGACTAACGAGACCCTGAAAGGCATAGCAGCCCGATACGGAAAGTCGGTCGCCCGACTCTGCATCCGCTGGGCGTTGCAGCACGGCGTACTTCCGCTTCCCAAATCGGTCACTCCGGAACGCATCCGCGAAAACCTCGACGTCTTCGGTTTCGAGATTTCGGACACGGACATGCAGACCATCGACCGCATGGCGTATTGCGGAGGTTCGGGACTTGACCCCGATGAGATAGATTTCTAA
- a CDS encoding NAD(P)-dependent alcohol dehydrogenase codes for MKKTAIILSALLIGAVTGIQAQTDKSPVKSKGFVAMDKQGILQPYEFERRAVGDHDILIEIMYSGICHSDIHQARSEWGESIYPMVPGHEIAGRVAAVGKDVTKFKVGDMAGVGCMVNSCGECEHCRNGEEQYCDNGKTVYTYNSREWDGTPTLGGYSNNIVVTEDFALKIPEGADMKRIAPLLCAGATTYSPLRFTGVKKGDKIAVAGFGGLGHLAVQYAVSFGAEVTVFDISDEKRADALRMGAMRYVNVNNPAEMKELGNSFRVIISTIPTNFDVEQYVNMLKVDGELVLIGMPSHDQLPMLNVEALRMRKKVMGTLIAGIPETQEMLDYSVAHNIYPEVEMLEADAEAINRAYRNVVDGKVKFRYVIDMGTLR; via the coding sequence ATGAAAAAGACAGCAATCATCCTGTCCGCCCTCCTGATAGGAGCGGTAACAGGAATACAGGCACAGACAGACAAGAGTCCGGTAAAGTCAAAAGGGTTCGTCGCGATGGACAAGCAAGGCATCCTGCAACCCTACGAGTTTGAACGCCGTGCGGTGGGCGATCATGACATCCTGATCGAAATCATGTATTCGGGTATCTGCCACAGTGACATCCATCAGGCACGCTCCGAGTGGGGTGAAAGCATCTACCCGATGGTGCCGGGGCACGAAATCGCCGGACGGGTGGCAGCGGTTGGCAAGGACGTGACCAAATTCAAGGTAGGCGATATGGCCGGTGTGGGCTGTATGGTAAACTCCTGCGGTGAATGCGAACATTGCCGCAATGGAGAAGAGCAATATTGCGACAACGGCAAGACCGTCTATACCTATAACTCCCGCGAATGGGACGGTACACCGACCTTGGGAGGCTATTCCAATAACATCGTCGTGACGGAGGATTTCGCGCTGAAAATCCCCGAAGGAGCAGACATGAAGCGTATCGCCCCGCTACTCTGCGCCGGTGCCACGACTTACTCTCCGTTACGGTTCACAGGCGTAAAAAAGGGAGACAAGATAGCCGTCGCTGGGTTCGGTGGACTGGGACATTTGGCCGTACAGTATGCCGTATCGTTCGGTGCGGAAGTCACGGTGTTCGACATCAGTGATGAGAAACGTGCCGATGCCCTTCGCATGGGTGCCATGCGGTATGTAAATGTGAACAATCCCGCAGAGATGAAAGAACTCGGCAACAGTTTCCGTGTCATCATCAGCACGATACCCACAAACTTCGACGTGGAGCAATACGTGAACATGCTGAAGGTGGACGGCGAGTTGGTACTTATCGGTATGCCCTCGCACGACCAGCTCCCCATGCTGAACGTCGAGGCCCTGCGTATGCGCAAGAAGGTGATGGGCACGCTCATCGCCGGCATTCCCGAAACTCAGGAGATGCTGGACTATTCGGTGGCGCATAATATCTACCCCGAAGTGGAAATGCTGGAAGCGGATGCCGAAGCCATCAACCGGGCCTACCGGAACGTGGTGGACGGGAAAGTGAAGTTCCGCTATGTGATAGACATGGGAACGCTACGCTGA
- a CDS encoding DUF362 domain-containing protein codes for MNRFFATVLASAMILTCTGCANAQKKNGQEENASLPKVYYIKEISSENLVKIYEVLGRKAEGKVAVKLSTGEPGNNNYLNPNLIKALVQKVNGTIVECNTAYGGGRDNTENHLKAAADHGFTAIAPVDIMDAEGETALPVEGGKHLKEDYVGKNFLNYDFVMVLSHFKGHPMAGFGGALKNISIGIASSAGKAYIHSAGKTKDVVEVWKDVPHQDIFQESMAEASKAVIDHTGDRILYINVANNLSVDCDCVATPEDPKMGDIGILASLDPVALDRACIDMVRASEDHGKIHLIERIDSRNGMHNLEYAEQLGLGSQKYELITLD; via the coding sequence ATGAACAGATTTTTTGCAACCGTATTGGCATCCGCAATGATACTTACGTGTACAGGATGTGCCAATGCACAAAAGAAAAACGGACAGGAAGAAAACGCTTCGCTGCCCAAAGTGTACTACATCAAGGAAATCTCATCCGAGAATCTGGTGAAGATTTACGAGGTGCTCGGACGGAAAGCCGAAGGCAAGGTGGCCGTGAAGCTATCCACCGGCGAGCCGGGCAACAATAACTACCTCAATCCGAATCTCATCAAAGCGTTGGTGCAAAAAGTGAACGGCACGATAGTGGAATGCAACACTGCCTACGGCGGAGGACGTGACAACACGGAAAATCACCTGAAGGCAGCCGCCGACCACGGTTTCACCGCCATCGCCCCGGTGGACATCATGGATGCGGAAGGAGAGACGGCACTTCCGGTAGAAGGCGGCAAACACCTGAAAGAGGATTATGTAGGGAAAAATTTCCTGAACTATGACTTCGTGATGGTACTTTCCCATTTCAAGGGACATCCGATGGCGGGATTCGGAGGAGCGTTGAAGAACATTTCCATCGGCATCGCCTCGTCTGCCGGAAAGGCATATATCCATTCCGCCGGAAAGACCAAAGATGTGGTGGAAGTGTGGAAAGACGTGCCGCATCAGGACATTTTCCAGGAATCGATGGCCGAAGCCTCGAAAGCCGTCATCGACCATACAGGCGACCGCATCTTATATATCAACGTGGCCAACAACCTTTCGGTGGACTGTGACTGCGTGGCTACTCCCGAAGACCCTAAGATGGGCGACATCGGCATCCTCGCCTCGCTCGACCCAGTTGCACTGGACCGTGCCTGCATCGACATGGTACGTGCCTCGGAAGACCACGGCAAAATCCATCTGATAGAACGCATCGACTCACGCAACGGGATGCACAATCTGGAATATGCCGAGCAGTTGGGATTGGGAAGCCAAAAATATGAATTGATAACATTGGATTGA
- a CDS encoding iron-containing alcohol dehydrogenase, giving the protein MYNFQFFMPTKVLFGAGQLKNLHLEQMPGRKALIVTSNGQSTKKYGYLAAVERELDLAHVEHVLFDGIRPNPTRENVMDAARKARENGCDFVVALGGGSVMDAGKCIALMMVNDGDLWDYAFSAKGGHKAFSHPSAPLVAITTSAGTGSEVDMFSVISNDELEEKTGVFDVSMFPAISIVDSDLMMSVPPKFTAYQGMDAFFHAAESVINKNEHPMGEMFALKAIELIAKYLPIAYKDGSDKEARAQMALANSLAGFYMLCTSQHTMEHVMGSYHSDLAHGAGLIMISHEYFDFFAERKAAEEPMKKMARAMGVENPQSGKDFIAALDALLDSIDCKDLKMSDAGITREEIKSWPKRIHEVLGGDITADPLSLSDEDYLGIYERSFK; this is encoded by the coding sequence ATGTACAATTTTCAATTTTTCATGCCCACAAAAGTCCTCTTCGGCGCAGGGCAACTGAAGAACCTCCATCTGGAACAGATGCCCGGCAGGAAGGCCCTTATCGTAACGTCCAACGGACAAAGTACGAAAAAATACGGCTATCTGGCCGCTGTAGAACGGGAACTCGACCTGGCTCATGTCGAACACGTCCTTTTCGACGGCATTCGCCCGAATCCGACCCGAGAGAATGTGATGGATGCCGCCCGGAAAGCCCGGGAGAACGGTTGTGACTTTGTAGTAGCGTTGGGTGGCGGTTCGGTAATGGATGCAGGCAAGTGTATCGCCCTGATGATGGTCAATGACGGCGACCTTTGGGATTATGCTTTCTCGGCAAAAGGCGGACATAAAGCGTTCTCGCACCCCAGCGCACCGCTGGTTGCCATAACGACCAGCGCGGGGACGGGTTCGGAGGTGGATATGTTTTCCGTCATCTCGAACGATGAGCTGGAAGAAAAGACGGGAGTGTTCGACGTTTCGATGTTCCCGGCCATTTCCATCGTAGATTCCGACCTGATGATGAGCGTACCGCCCAAGTTCACCGCCTATCAAGGCATGGACGCTTTCTTCCATGCCGCCGAAAGCGTTATCAACAAGAACGAACACCCGATGGGCGAGATGTTCGCCCTGAAAGCCATCGAACTGATTGCGAAGTACCTGCCGATTGCCTATAAAGACGGTTCTGACAAGGAGGCACGGGCACAGATGGCACTTGCCAACTCCCTGGCCGGATTCTACATGCTCTGCACCTCGCAGCACACGATGGAACACGTCATGGGGTCCTACCATAGCGACCTGGCACACGGGGCAGGACTGATTATGATCAGCCACGAGTATTTCGATTTCTTCGCCGAACGCAAGGCGGCCGAGGAACCGATGAAGAAGATGGCCCGGGCAATGGGCGTGGAAAATCCGCAAAGCGGTAAGGATTTCATCGCGGCACTCGATGCGCTGCTTGATTCCATCGACTGCAAGGACTTGAAGATGAGTGATGCCGGAATTACCCGGGAAGAAATCAAAAGCTGGCCGAAACGTATCCATGAGGTGCTTGGCGGCGACATCACAGCCGACCCGCTTTCGCTCAGCGACGAGGATTATCTCGGTATTTATGAACGGTCATTCAAATAG
- a CDS encoding alpha/beta hydrolase: MKCFLSRAVYSILLCFVAFELRAQQVDTIGVFSPSMNKTVKNVVILPAVYDKSESLPVLYLLHGYSKDYRAWLDIQPELPQLANRYEMIIVCPDGENSWYWDSPVNSQVRYETYISKELVGYMDSHYKTIPDKRGRAISGFSMGGHGAFWIAIRHQDLFGACGSTSGGVDIRPFAEHWEMKEQLGDYYTNSERWDVYTVMNQLHLIKPGLAIIFDCGTEDFFHEANERLHRELSYRYIEHDYISRPGIHDYAYWRKSITYHLQFFSDYFECNDTYEIELNY, translated from the coding sequence ATGAAGTGTTTTTTGTCAAGAGCCGTGTACTCTATTCTGCTGTGTTTCGTCGCTTTTGAGCTTCGGGCACAGCAGGTAGATACTATTGGCGTTTTCAGTCCGTCAATGAACAAGACGGTGAAAAATGTCGTCATCCTGCCTGCTGTTTACGACAAGTCGGAATCTTTGCCCGTACTTTACCTGCTGCATGGATACAGCAAAGACTACCGTGCCTGGCTGGACATACAGCCGGAGCTGCCGCAGCTGGCAAACCGATATGAAATGATAATCGTTTGTCCCGACGGTGAAAATTCATGGTATTGGGACAGTCCGGTCAATTCTCAGGTACGCTATGAAACGTACATATCTAAAGAGCTTGTCGGTTATATGGACAGTCATTATAAAACCATTCCCGATAAAAGGGGACGTGCCATCTCAGGCTTCAGCATGGGAGGACATGGAGCTTTTTGGATAGCGATACGCCACCAGGATTTGTTCGGAGCCTGTGGCTCGACGAGCGGTGGTGTAGACATACGGCCTTTCGCAGAACATTGGGAAATGAAAGAGCAACTTGGCGATTATTACACAAACAGTGAACGATGGGATGTCTATACGGTCATGAACCAACTGCATCTGATAAAGCCAGGATTGGCCATCATTTTCGACTGTGGTACAGAAGATTTCTTCCATGAAGCCAACGAACGGCTTCACAGGGAATTGTCGTACCGGTATATTGAACATGATTACATTTCCCGTCCGGGCATTCACGACTATGCCTATTGGAGAAAGTCAATTACCTATCATTTGCAGTTCTTCTCTGACTATTTTGAATGTAATGATACTTATGAAATAGAATTGAACTACTAA